GCCGTCGTCCCGGCCTTCGCCGGGACGACAAGCCGATGGGCTAATGCCTGAAATGCCGCACGCCGGTGAACACCATGGCGATGCCGTGCTCGTCGGCGGCCTTGATCACCTCGTCGTCGCGCATCGAGCCGCCGGGCTGGATCACCGCGGTGGCGCCGGCCTCGATGCAGGCCAGCATGCCGTCGGCGAACGGGAAGAACGCGTCGGAGGCGACCACCGAGCCCTTGGTCAAGGGCTCGGCGAGCTTCAGCTCGGCCGCCGCATCCAGCGCCTTGCGGGCGGCAATGCGCGCCGAGTCGACGCGGCTCATCTGGCCGGCACCGATGCCGACGGTGGCGAGGTCCTTGGCGTAGATGATGGTGTTCGACTTGACGTGTTTTGCAACCCGGAAGGCGAATTTGAGATCGCGCAGCTCGGCGTCGGTCGGCGCGCGCTTGGTCGCGACCTTCAGGTTCATGTCCTCGACAACAGCATTGTCGCGGCTCTGCACCAGGAGGCCGCCGGCGACGGTCTTGGCGGTGAGCCCGATTGCGCGCGCGTTCGGCAAGCCGCCGGCGAGCAAGAGGCGCAGATTGCGCCGGCCGGCGATGATCGAGATCGCCTCTTCGGTCGCATCGGGCGCGATGATCACCTCGGTGAAGATGCCGATGATGGCGCGCGCGGCATCCGCATCGAGCGTGCGGTTGACCGCTATGATGCCGCCATAGGCCGAGGTCGAGTCGCAGGCGAGCGCGCGGGCGTAGGCGGTGGCGAGATCCGGTCCCTCGGCGACGCCGCAGGGGTTGGCGTGCTTGACGATCACGCAGGCCGCGGTGCGCTGCGGGTCGAACTCGCCAACGCATTCATAGGCCGCGTCGGTGTCGTTGATGTTGTTGTAGGACAGTTCCTTGCCCTGCAGCTGGCGCGCGGTCGCAACGCCCGGCCGCTTCTCCGGCGTGGCATAGAATGCCGCAGTCTGGTGCGGGTTCTCGCCATAGCGCAGCGACTGGATCAGCCTGCCGCCGAAGGCGCGGAAGTCCGGCGCCTTGGTGTCGAGCTGCACCGCGAACCAGTTCGAGATCGCAGCGTCATAGGCCGCGGTGCGCGCATAGGCCTTGGCGGCGAGCCGCCGGCGCAGGCCGAGCGAGGTCGCGCCCTTGTGCGCGGCGAGCTCGTCGAGAACAGACTGATAGTCGTTCGCTTCCACCACCACTGCGACGTCGTCATGGTTCTTGGCCGCGGCGCGGATCATCGCGGGGCCGCCGATGTCGATGTTCTCGATGCACTCCTCGAAGCCGGCGCCTTTGTCGACGGTGGCCTCGAACGGATAGAGATTGACGACCAGGAGGTCGATCGGCGCGATGCCGTGCGCGGCCATCGCCGCCGCATGTTCCTTGTTGTCGCGGATCGCCAGCAGGCCGCCATGCACTTTCGGATGCAGCGTCTTGACCCTGCCGTCCATCATCTCGGGGAAGCCGGTGAGCTCGGAGACGTCCTTGACCTTCAGCCCGGCCGCCGCGATCGCCTTGGCAGTGCCGCCGGTCGAGACCAGCTCGACGCCGTGGTCGGCCAACGCCTTGGCGAAATCGATCAGTCCGGTCTTGTCGGAAACGGACAACAGAGCGCGGGTCACGCGGCGAAGCTGCTCGGTCATATCGGAAAATCCCTGGCTGTTAAGGCAGCCGGGTAGCATGGTTTCGTGCGGCACGAAACCGCTTCTCGAGGCCGATTCCCCTGAAAATGGCGATGATTGGGTTGAAATCCTGTCTCCCCGTCATCCTGAGGTGCGAGCGCAGCGAGCCTCGAAGGATGCACGGCCCGGCTAGTGGCCGTCGACCCTTCGAGACGCCGCTTCGCGGCTCCTCAGGGTGACGGGTCCGGCAGTTGCGTTGCCGACACCCCGCCCTACAGCGGCAGTTCCGGCTCGCGGCGGGCGTTGCGGCGGGCGTTGGTGGCGGTGGCCGAGGTCGAGGAGCGCATGAAGCTCCAGCGGATGGTGGCGGCCTGCCTGGCGTCCTGCCGGATCACGATCTGCGAGGTGCGGCGCGGGCCGTCATTGCCGGCCAGGAACACGCTGTCCTCGAGATCGACCTTGTCGTCCATCGCCTCGAAGGTCCAGACGTCGCGGTTGGGCAGCACCAGCATGACGCCGCGGGCATCCGACAGCCGGCTCGCCTTCACCGAGGGGTGCAAATGGAAGCGCAGCGCGAAGTCGGCCTCGCTGCCTTTGATGCGGCCGCCGGGCGCCGGCGTCAGCTGGTCCTCGCCCTCGAGCCGGGTGCCGTCCTGGGAGACCATCAGCACGCGGCGGTGGATCACGCCGAAGCGCGAGAGATAGCCGTCATGCGAGGCGGTCAGCACATCGCCGCCGGAAACGGCTTCGCGGTAGCTCTCGACATTGCTCGGGCCGCTGGTGATCGGCGCGCCGCGCAAAAGCCGCTTCATCGCCGACAGCTCGACGAACTGGCACGACGAGGTGTCGCGGTAGGTCAGCGTCGAATGCGCCGCGGTGGAACGCGCGAACGGCCGCCAATTGTCGCGCCCGGTGTTCGGCATGCCGCAATTGACGACGATGCGGCTCACCCCGGAGGAGAGCTCGAACGACAGGCAGCCGGCATGCGCATCCTGGCTGACGCTGGCCGGCGGCGGCGGACCGGTGTCGATGATCAGCGTCATGTTGCCGGCATCGAGCCGCTGGAAGCCGGTATGCGGCATGCTCGCCATCGGCACGCCGCGGGTGTCGTCATAGGCGAGCAGCGTCGCGACCAGATCGGACGGCGCGGTCGACATGCCGTTGAACAGCGCGAAGCTGCCGTCGCCGTGCCGGAAGAAGCGCAGCATCGGCATCATGCGGTCGATCGCGTTGAGCAGCGCCGGCGGCGGCGCGATGTTGCGCGCGGCAAAGGTTTGCCGCAGCGGCAAGAGATCGCTGAGCAGCTCAACCAGCGCGCCGGGATTGCGCGAGATATGGCCGCCATCGGGCAGGATCTGGCGCTGCAATTCGTCAGAAAGCCTGCGCGTGGCGGATTTGATGTTGCGCGCCTGGTTGGCGAGGCAGAGCGAGGCGTAGCACAGCGCGATCAACACCTGCAGGCGCGGCACGCCGTCATTGTCGAGCGTCGCGTGGCGCAGATAGCGGATCTCGCGCGCCAGCCCGCGCAGATATTTGCGGTAGAATTTTCCGTCGGTGTCGCCGAGCACCAATGGCGCCTGCGACAGCAGCGAGATCACGCGCCGTGCGCGCACGTCGGCGCGGCGCTCCAGCGGCCGCTTGCGCGCCTGGTTGGAGATCCAGTCGTCGACCAGCGAACGGGCATTGGCGCGGGTCAGCGCGGTGTCGGCGGCGCGCAGATGGCGCAGCCAGCCGAAGCCAAGCAGGGCGGCTTCCCAATCCTCCGACGGCGGTTCGAGATCGAAGATCGAGCGGCCGTGGCAGGTGACGATCTTGCCGGCGAACACGAATCGCCCGGCATAGATCTCGGCGGCGCGGGTGGCGTCGGCGGTTCGCAGGTCGTGCGGCGCGATGATCAGCCGGTCGGTGCGGCCGGGCCAGAGCCGCGACAGCGCAACCGTGCTTCCGCTCGCGCGTGCCATTATGCTGCGCGCAAAGCGGCCAGCAATCAGCGTCGAGATGCGTCTGCTTTGAGCGACCGACACGCCTAACCTTGCGGGGAGGGAATTTTCAACGAATCCTTATTTAATCCGGAAACGCGGCCAAGACACCTTCTTGATATTCAAGACACCCTCTTGATACCGCACGAATCACTTCGAGCTTAGAAGACTGAAGTTTAAAATCAGGATTTGACCAGCCGGGCGGCGTAAAAACCGTCCAGCCCGCCCAGCCGCGGGTCGGCGTTGGGCAAATGGCTGGGCAGGGTGCGCAAATCGCCGTCGGCGGTAATGGTGTCGTCGAGGCCGGCGACCTCGCTTGTCGCGACCGGCGCACGGCGCAGGCCTGATTCGCTCGCCAGCAGCGCGGCAATCGCGTGCTCGCCTTCCTCGGGCTCCAGCGAACAGGTGCAGTAGACCAGCGTGCCGCCGGGCTTCAGCAGATGGATGGCCTTTTGCAGCAGCCGCTTCTGCAGCGCCGCCAGCGCGGCGATGTCGCCTTCCTGGCGCAGCCAGGCGACGTCGGGATGGCGGCGGATGGTTCCCGTCGAGGTGCAGGGCGCATCGACCAGGATACCGTCAAAGCTTCCGGCCTCCGCGGGCCATTCGGCGGCGTCGGCGACGACGGTCTCGGCTTGCAGCGCCAGCCGCGTGAGATTGTCGCGCAGCCGCGCCACCCGCGCCGGCGAGCGGTCGACCGCGGTGACCTGCGCGCCGGCCAGCGCCAGCTGGGCGGTCTTGCCGCCGGGCGCGGCGCAGAGATCGGCGACCCGCTTGTCCTTGACGTCGCCGAACAGCCGCACCGGCAGCGCGGCGGCTGCGTCCTGCACCCACCATTGGCCTTCGGCAAAGCCCGGCAGCATCGTGACGGAACCCTGCAGCAGCGTGCGCACGGTTCCCGTCGGCAGTATCTCGCCGTGCAAGCGGCTCGCCCATTGCGGCGCGTCGGACTTCACCGTGAGATCGAGCGACGGTTCGTGGCCG
This Bradyrhizobium sp. CCBAU 53421 DNA region includes the following protein-coding sequences:
- the purH gene encoding bifunctional phosphoribosylaminoimidazolecarboxamide formyltransferase/IMP cyclohydrolase, producing MTEQLRRVTRALLSVSDKTGLIDFAKALADHGVELVSTGGTAKAIAAAGLKVKDVSELTGFPEMMDGRVKTLHPKVHGGLLAIRDNKEHAAAMAAHGIAPIDLLVVNLYPFEATVDKGAGFEECIENIDIGGPAMIRAAAKNHDDVAVVVEANDYQSVLDELAAHKGATSLGLRRRLAAKAYARTAAYDAAISNWFAVQLDTKAPDFRAFGGRLIQSLRYGENPHQTAAFYATPEKRPGVATARQLQGKELSYNNINDTDAAYECVGEFDPQRTAACVIVKHANPCGVAEGPDLATAYARALACDSTSAYGGIIAVNRTLDADAARAIIGIFTEVIIAPDATEEAISIIAGRRNLRLLLAGGLPNARAIGLTAKTVAGGLLVQSRDNAVVEDMNLKVATKRAPTDAELRDLKFAFRVAKHVKSNTIIYAKDLATVGIGAGQMSRVDSARIAARKALDAAAELKLAEPLTKGSVVASDAFFPFADGMLACIEAGATAVIQPGGSMRDDEVIKAADEHGIAMVFTGVRHFRH
- a CDS encoding heparinase II/III family protein produces the protein MSVAQSRRISTLIAGRFARSIMARASGSTVALSRLWPGRTDRLIIAPHDLRTADATRAAEIYAGRFVFAGKIVTCHGRSIFDLEPPSEDWEAALLGFGWLRHLRAADTALTRANARSLVDDWISNQARKRPLERRADVRARRVISLLSQAPLVLGDTDGKFYRKYLRGLAREIRYLRHATLDNDGVPRLQVLIALCYASLCLANQARNIKSATRRLSDELQRQILPDGGHISRNPGALVELLSDLLPLRQTFAARNIAPPPALLNAIDRMMPMLRFFRHGDGSFALFNGMSTAPSDLVATLLAYDDTRGVPMASMPHTGFQRLDAGNMTLIIDTGPPPPASVSQDAHAGCLSFELSSGVSRIVVNCGMPNTGRDNWRPFARSTAAHSTLTYRDTSSCQFVELSAMKRLLRGAPITSGPSNVESYREAVSGGDVLTASHDGYLSRFGVIHRRVLMVSQDGTRLEGEDQLTPAPGGRIKGSEADFALRFHLHPSVKASRLSDARGVMLVLPNRDVWTFEAMDDKVDLEDSVFLAGNDGPRRTSQIVIRQDARQAATIRWSFMRSSTSATATNARRNARREPELPL
- a CDS encoding RsmB/NOP family class I SAM-dependent RNA methyltransferase, which gives rise to MPPSRFAVPAEVPGLAARRIAADILDGVLHKHRTLDDQLDGAGAHPGLKSLADRDRALMRRLVSTILRKLGTLGHLLSRLLDRGVPTDAPRAQSALLIGAAQILWMDVPDHAAVDLSVRLVQSDRRAAKYAGLVNAVLRRCAREGQGLIDEIGTQTLDLPQWMLARWNAHYGEATTREMALALGHEPSLDLTVKSDAPQWASRLHGEILPTGTVRTLLQGSVTMLPGFAEGQWWVQDAAAALPVRLFGDVKDKRVADLCAAPGGKTAQLALAGAQVTAVDRSPARVARLRDNLTRLALQAETVVADAAEWPAEAGSFDGILVDAPCTSTGTIRRHPDVAWLRQEGDIAALAALQKRLLQKAIHLLKPGGTLVYCTCSLEPEEGEHAIAALLASESGLRRAPVATSEVAGLDDTITADGDLRTLPSHLPNADPRLGGLDGFYAARLVKS